The region GCCATCGTAGTAAAGCTCGTCCAAAACTTCTACCGCATAAACCCTTGATTTCTTAAAACCATCTATCTGTAGAAAAATATCTCTTGAGAGGTTTTCTTCCTTCAAAGGTTGGGAAAGTTTTATTCTGAAGTAATTTGTCCTGGTTATATCTGTTGGGTCGACTTTTTCCAGACTGCTAATGGATACTGTCTGCTCATCTATGCCGACAACTATTTTGTCAAGATAAGTATTCAGATCAATTGCATCTGTTGTGTAAACCTCTATTGTTGAAAAATCTACCAATTTTGCAAAAAATACTCTTGGGCTTGTGTCTGGTTTGCTGGTGTATATTTCTTCAACATTCTGGAGAATCCAAACTTCTTCCTCGTTATCTTTTATATTTATAAATCTATCTTTTGCCACATCTTTCTCCTCCCACTCTCTTAATCTAATGATTATACCAACTTTTGTCGAATTCATGGGTAGAGTAATAACAGCTTTCAGACCAAAATCATCTTTTTCGGTGAAATTATAAGCTCTGCCTTCCTGGAAAATTGGCTCAACAGGCCATATCCACAAATTCCAGCCTTCGTAGTTACCGTCAAACCTGTGGTAATGCACAATAACTGTTGTAGAAGCAAAAATTACAGCAGAAAGAATTACAATGATGAAAAATAAAGATTTCTTCATATCTCGATGCCCCCAGGTAATTATAATCTCATTTGATTAAAGATTCTGCAGTTCACCTCCATCTTCTTAAGGATGAATAGCAGTTGATAAATATCTGGTTCGGTATACGATAAATAAGAGCAGGGCGGGAACAGTCCGAATTCATGTCTGTGGAGATTGGAGCTAATTGGAAACACAGCCCCGGTAGCAAACCCGGTCGATGAAGTCTTTAGGTGGGTGGTAAGTTCACTGGCAGCACCATGAAGAATATTTCCTTCGATAGCCTCGATATCAACGTTATATCTTTTGTGTCTATGTAAATGGTGTATAAGAATTGCGGGTAGAATGAAATCTTACAATCCATTTTTGCATCACAATGGAAATATATAGCCACATCCAATCTACAATCATAAGAACCAGATACATAAAAATCAATTATAGATTGCACGAGCTTTACTCTGGTATTGATAGCCCGATCCCTTTTTGATATCCTGTTCACCACAGCTTTGGTCTATCGGTAGTACATTTATCATAAAAATGTACTTTGAAAAACTCAGTTGTGAAATTCATGATACACTATTTGCAAGGGGGATTTATTATGAAAAAGCTGTGGCTGATTTTTCTATTAATAACTTCTATTGTTTTTTCGTGGTCTGCACATGAAGTTCTGACATATCTGATTGTGAAAGATTTCTTACCAAATTCAGATGAAAAGATTGCCATCACATCATATTCGTATCAGGAAGACCGTGTTTATAACACAGATTACCTTAAACTTGACGATTACTGTGGCCAGTTCATAAACACTTTTGTTCCAGAAGATGCCATTTTTTATCCTCCAGATCCAAAGCCAGTTAATAAAGAGGTTTTCATCTGGCAAGTTCTCACAGTATACTCTGTTGAACCAGATCTTGGCATGGATGAAGGATTAAACCTTTCCCCTTTGCAATCTATAATTGGAAACAGTCAGGGCGTCAGACATATGAAATATAAGTTATTGATTCTGGATTTCTTTGAAGGTAGTCAAAGTTTTTACTATTTTGTGGATATGTCACGGAAAGCCTTTAAAAATGGTGATAGATACTGGGGATATAG is a window of Pseudothermotoga elfii DSM 9442 = NBRC 107921 DNA encoding:
- a CDS encoding phospholipase C/P1 nuclease family protein, translating into MKKLWLIFLLITSIVFSWSAHEVLTYLIVKDFLPNSDEKIAITSYSYQEDRVYNTDYLKLDDYCGQFINTFVPEDAIFYPPDPKPVNKEVFIWQVLTVYSVEPDLGMDEGLNLSPLQSIIGNSQGVRHMKYKLLILDFFEGSQSFYYFVDMSRKAFKNGDRYWGYRFLARALHYLEDLSMPFHNSPATFLDTLKALSDKQMAQFLTNLHYSYDDYLAYLLYNADEKTVEAIISAPVEKSRSLRQLIQKVRLLGLNNINTVSNEMKRNFEEELKVRILNFDDFKFRKDELYTLKQTTVEIISRFSSIARGFLIDFLKEVGEI